Proteins encoded by one window of Streptomyces sp. ALI-76-A:
- a CDS encoding alpha-galactosidase: MTGTADAATRAINHPQDTLTWGHPALRVEFATASDGTLRLVRLAPDDDTGSVPGPEAVPDGREPVAGPEAALPLVELTVLGHGSGWSGPRFTGTAFGTRLRYRDHRSGSRAGWEWLTVELHDPATGLTACVELTSPAGLPVLRSRVRLRNEGAEPLVVQSVSSLLLAGLPAADALDVHRARNDWLAECRWYAEPLRASVADINVAAHQHDSRAALVLTGRGSWPTDGHLAMGALTERDGGRTWLWQIESPAGWRWDLGERADGTYLALNGPTDAEHQWRVALAPGAEFTTVPAVLALGTGFDAAMGALTSYRRAARRPHPDHTALPVVFNDYMNTLMGDPTTRKLLPLIDAAAEAGAEYFCIDSGWYDDDTEGWWDSVGAWLPSPRRFPDGGIRAVLDRIRERGMVPGLWLEPEVVGVRSPVASQLPPDAFFQRDGVRLSEQGRHQLDLRHPAARAHLDRTVDRIVGDWGVGYLKLDYNIVIDPGTTAPGDLAPGAGLLGHAHAYLDWLSEVLDRHPGLVVENCASGGMRMDGATLAVAQLQSTSDQQDPLRYPAVAAAAPTAVPPEQGAVWAYPQPAFDDDLITFTLGGALLGRIHLSGHLDRMSARQLGLVRDAVGTYKAIRRDLARALPFWPLGLPGWTDEWLALGMRVPDDRTSYLTVWRRGGEAELRLPVGHLAGREVRADILHPCAPGAGTVVWDGSGLRVSLPRAPGVLLVRLSPAGR, translated from the coding sequence TTGACCGGTACGGCGGACGCGGCGACGAGGGCCATCAACCACCCGCAGGACACGCTCACTTGGGGGCACCCGGCGCTCCGGGTCGAGTTCGCCACCGCCTCCGACGGCACCCTGCGGCTGGTCCGGCTCGCCCCTGACGACGACACCGGATCCGTTCCCGGCCCGGAGGCCGTCCCCGACGGCAGAGAGCCCGTCGCCGGTCCGGAGGCCGCCCTTCCCCTCGTCGAACTCACCGTCCTCGGCCACGGCAGCGGCTGGTCCGGCCCGCGCTTCACCGGCACGGCCTTCGGTACACGGCTGCGCTACCGGGACCACCGCAGCGGCAGCCGCGCCGGCTGGGAGTGGCTGACCGTCGAACTCCACGACCCGGCGACCGGGTTGACCGCGTGCGTCGAGCTGACGTCCCCGGCCGGACTGCCGGTGCTCCGCTCCCGCGTCCGGCTCCGCAACGAGGGCGCCGAACCGCTGGTCGTCCAGTCCGTCAGCAGCCTGCTGCTCGCCGGACTGCCTGCCGCGGACGCCCTCGACGTGCACCGCGCGCGCAACGACTGGCTCGCGGAGTGCCGTTGGTACGCCGAGCCGCTGCGGGCCAGCGTCGCCGACATCAACGTCGCCGCCCACCAGCACGACAGCCGGGCCGCCCTGGTCCTCACCGGGCGCGGCAGCTGGCCCACCGACGGCCACCTCGCGATGGGCGCGCTGACGGAACGGGACGGCGGCCGGACCTGGCTGTGGCAGATCGAGTCCCCGGCCGGCTGGCGCTGGGACCTGGGCGAACGCGCGGACGGCACGTACCTCGCGCTGAACGGCCCCACCGACGCGGAACACCAGTGGCGGGTCGCGCTCGCACCGGGCGCGGAGTTCACCACGGTCCCCGCGGTGCTGGCCCTCGGCACCGGGTTCGACGCGGCGATGGGGGCGCTGACCTCGTACCGCCGCGCGGCCCGCCGCCCGCACCCGGACCACACCGCGCTCCCCGTCGTCTTCAACGACTACATGAACACGCTGATGGGCGACCCGACGACGCGGAAGCTGCTGCCGCTGATCGACGCGGCGGCCGAGGCCGGGGCGGAGTACTTCTGCATCGACTCCGGCTGGTACGACGACGACACCGAGGGCTGGTGGGACAGCGTCGGCGCGTGGCTGCCCTCACCGCGCCGCTTCCCCGACGGCGGGATCCGGGCCGTCCTGGACCGCATCCGGGAGCGCGGCATGGTGCCGGGCCTGTGGCTGGAGCCGGAGGTCGTCGGGGTACGCAGCCCGGTCGCGTCCCAGCTCCCGCCGGACGCCTTCTTCCAGCGCGACGGCGTACGCCTCAGCGAACAGGGACGCCACCAGCTCGATCTGCGCCACCCGGCCGCCCGCGCCCACCTCGACCGGACGGTGGACCGGATCGTCGGCGACTGGGGCGTGGGCTACCTCAAGCTGGACTACAACATCGTGATCGATCCGGGGACCACCGCCCCCGGTGACCTCGCGCCGGGAGCCGGGCTGCTCGGCCACGCCCACGCCTACCTGGACTGGCTGTCCGAGGTCCTGGACCGCCACCCCGGCCTGGTCGTGGAGAACTGTGCCTCGGGCGGGATGCGGATGGACGGCGCCACCCTCGCCGTCGCCCAGCTCCAGTCCACCAGCGACCAGCAGGACCCGCTGCGCTACCCGGCCGTCGCCGCCGCCGCGCCGACGGCGGTCCCGCCGGAGCAGGGAGCCGTCTGGGCCTACCCGCAGCCCGCGTTCGACGACGACCTGATCACCTTCACGCTGGGGGGCGCGCTGCTCGGACGGATCCATCTCTCCGGCCACCTCGACCGGATGTCGGCGCGTCAACTCGGCCTGGTGCGGGACGCGGTGGGGACCTACAAGGCGATCCGCCGGGATCTGGCACGGGCGCTGCCGTTCTGGCCGCTGGGCCTGCCCGGGTGGACGGACGAATGGCTGGCCCTGGGTATGCGGGTCCCCGATGACCGTACGTCGTACCTCACGGTCTGGCGCCGCGGTGGAGAGGCCGAACTGCGGCTCCCCGTGGGCCACTTGGCGGGACGCGAGGTCCGTGCGGACATCCTGCACCCCTGCGCGCCGGGCGCGGGCACGGTGGTCTGGGACGGGAGCGGACTGCGGGTGTCGCTCCCGCGCGCGCCCGGCGTCCTGCTGGTCCGCCTCAGCCCGGCGGGCAGGTGA
- a CDS encoding LacI family DNA-binding transcriptional regulator: MNVTGHTRRPASIRDVATAAGVSYQTVSRVINGHPSVKPSTRERVLAAIDDLGFRRNATALALASGRSRAVTVLTANTTHYGYASILQGIEEAARAASYAVGIGVLESADEAAVAAEVRRAADASGGLIVIAYDPAGVRALAAVPAELPVVGVVETPANPPSGDRPWVWTDDREAAYQATRHLLGLGHRTVHYVAIPSSTRRTSARTTGWRQALREAGAPEPRPVQGRWGPAGGHAAGLKLAKDPDVTAILCGNDDLALGVLRALHESGRSVPGEVSVAGFDDAPHSGYLTPSLTTVRLDFTGLGRSAFALLHGVLEESARIAPHPVSVPELVVRESSGPVSARA, translated from the coding sequence ATGAATGTGACCGGTCACACAAGGCGCCCGGCGAGCATCAGGGACGTCGCCACCGCCGCAGGGGTGTCGTACCAGACCGTCTCCCGGGTGATCAACGGCCATCCCAGCGTCAAGCCGTCCACCCGGGAACGGGTGCTCGCCGCCATCGACGACCTGGGCTTCCGGCGCAACGCCACCGCGCTCGCCCTGGCCAGCGGGCGCAGCCGGGCCGTGACCGTGCTGACCGCCAACACCACCCACTACGGGTACGCCTCCATCCTCCAGGGCATCGAGGAGGCGGCCCGTGCCGCCTCGTACGCGGTGGGGATCGGCGTCCTGGAATCGGCGGACGAGGCCGCGGTCGCCGCCGAGGTGCGGCGGGCGGCGGACGCCAGTGGCGGACTGATCGTGATCGCCTACGATCCGGCCGGGGTCCGGGCCCTGGCCGCCGTCCCCGCCGAGCTGCCGGTCGTCGGTGTGGTCGAGACTCCCGCGAACCCGCCCTCGGGCGACCGCCCCTGGGTGTGGACCGACGACCGCGAGGCCGCCTACCAGGCGACCCGGCATCTGCTGGGCCTCGGCCACCGGACCGTGCACTACGTCGCCATCCCCTCCAGCACCCGGCGCACAAGCGCCCGCACCACCGGCTGGCGGCAGGCGCTGCGGGAGGCCGGAGCGCCCGAACCCCGCCCGGTACAGGGGCGTTGGGGTCCGGCGGGTGGTCACGCGGCGGGGCTGAAACTCGCGAAGGACCCGGACGTCACCGCCATCCTGTGCGGCAACGACGACCTCGCGCTCGGGGTGCTGCGCGCCCTGCACGAGTCCGGCCGGTCCGTCCCCGGCGAGGTCAGCGTGGCCGGGTTCGACGACGCCCCGCACTCCGGCTATCTGACCCCGTCGCTGACGACCGTACGCCTGGACTTCACCGGCCTCGGCCGGTCCGCCTTCGCGCTGCTGCACGGGGTGCTGGAGGAGTCCGCGCGGATCGCCCCGCACCCCGTCTCCGTACCGGAGCTGGTGGTGCGGGAGAGCTCGGGGCCGGTCTCCGCCCGCGCTTGA
- a CDS encoding ABC transporter substrate-binding protein, with protein MKTRALPALALICAVGLAATACSDPTAGDSGDSGADAKQTAVNPTARLDGVKLTMWTAQNTVNAPKQVVDAFEKATGAEVETQAIPDLYEQNVPTKLASGDRPDLMFWQPSISTLPFIQPQQNLLTLDGEEWVSRLGGTERSLGVIDGKRYAAIVTSPAMLGVYYNKDVFRQAGLSEKDFPTSYDELLALGRTVTDKTDAAGFYEAGGDQWPLQWQMQVQLTDLDKQWWADLNRNKEKWTDPVVVGAIKKYKEKLLDAGLAQKNYRTGTFTGQADSLWKGEAGMVLNVTSFQSQLQAKYSTAEIDKRIGWFPVANSSATGLYSPDQTNGVVAFRTGDEKRQNAARQFLAFWLGPDYADYIKAMKIPSVQPSVPTPDGLPQASKDQVAALPQAIGVFQAKAIVAPDTHLALADMIYGKKSPQQVAQAIQDQFAQVAKAQGAPGF; from the coding sequence ATGAAGACGAGAGCTCTCCCCGCGCTGGCGCTGATATGCGCCGTCGGCCTGGCCGCCACCGCGTGCAGCGACCCCACCGCCGGCGACTCCGGTGATTCCGGGGCCGACGCGAAACAGACGGCCGTGAACCCGACGGCCCGCCTGGACGGCGTGAAGCTGACCATGTGGACCGCGCAGAACACGGTCAACGCGCCGAAGCAGGTCGTCGACGCCTTCGAGAAGGCCACCGGAGCGGAGGTGGAGACCCAGGCGATCCCGGACCTGTACGAGCAGAACGTGCCGACCAAGCTCGCCTCCGGCGACCGGCCCGACCTGATGTTCTGGCAGCCGTCCATCTCCACGCTGCCGTTCATCCAGCCGCAGCAGAACCTCCTCACCCTCGACGGGGAGGAGTGGGTCTCCCGGCTCGGCGGCACCGAGCGGTCCCTCGGTGTCATCGACGGCAAGCGGTACGCGGCCATCGTCACCAGCCCCGCCATGCTCGGCGTCTACTACAACAAGGACGTCTTCCGGCAGGCCGGGCTGAGCGAGAAGGACTTCCCGACGTCGTACGACGAACTGCTGGCCCTCGGCCGCACCGTCACCGACAAGACCGACGCGGCCGGCTTCTACGAGGCCGGCGGCGACCAGTGGCCCCTGCAGTGGCAGATGCAGGTCCAGCTCACCGACCTGGACAAGCAGTGGTGGGCCGACCTGAACCGGAACAAGGAGAAGTGGACCGACCCGGTCGTCGTCGGCGCGATCAAGAAGTACAAGGAGAAGCTGCTCGACGCCGGGCTCGCCCAGAAGAACTACAGGACCGGCACCTTCACCGGCCAGGCGGACTCCCTCTGGAAGGGCGAGGCCGGCATGGTCCTCAACGTCACCTCCTTCCAGAGCCAGTTGCAGGCCAAGTACTCCACCGCCGAGATCGACAAGAGGATCGGCTGGTTCCCGGTCGCCAACTCCTCCGCCACCGGCCTGTACTCGCCCGACCAGACCAACGGTGTGGTCGCCTTCAGGACGGGTGACGAGAAGCGGCAGAACGCGGCCCGGCAGTTCCTCGCCTTCTGGCTCGGCCCGGACTACGCGGACTACATCAAGGCGATGAAGATCCCGTCCGTGCAGCCGTCCGTGCCCACTCCCGACGGGCTTCCGCAGGCGTCCAAGGACCAGGTCGCGGCCCTGCCCCAGGCCATCGGGGTCTTCCAGGCCAAGGCGATCGTCGCCCCGGACACCCACCTCGCCCTCGCCGACATGATCTACGGCAAGAAGAGCCCCCAGCAGGTCGCGCAGGCGATCCAGGACCAGTTCGCGCAGGTGGCCAAGGCCCAGGGCGCGCCCGGCTTCTAG
- a CDS encoding sugar ABC transporter permease: MADTAVRTRRQTSMRGEPTRVGRLPRAAVHHPWWFALPAIAVFAGFFLVPNLLNFYYPFTNWSSYHADIAFTGLDNFRTIADDGSLLRAIRTTLLYALLAALFQNGFGLVLALLLEHDTRFNRFFRAVFFLPVLISALATGYVFQALLDQDGAVNSVLGTDIPWLGSTTWTLVLITLIHGWKWMGLSMLIYLAGLKGIPGEMLEAAKCDGAGPWRTFWSVRWPMLAPAVTFNVTTALIGSMNTFDIVQATTGGGPAASTEVFNIYMFRVFGQGLYAQASAMSLVLFLVVVAIAIPLVVGLRRREQLL, encoded by the coding sequence ATGGCGGACACGGCCGTACGCACGCGCAGGCAGACATCCATGAGAGGGGAACCCACGCGGGTCGGACGGCTGCCGCGGGCCGCCGTGCACCATCCCTGGTGGTTCGCGCTTCCCGCGATCGCCGTCTTCGCGGGCTTCTTCCTGGTGCCGAACCTGCTCAACTTCTACTACCCGTTCACCAACTGGTCCTCGTACCACGCGGACATCGCCTTCACCGGCCTGGACAACTTCCGGACCATCGCCGACGACGGCTCGCTGCTGCGCGCGATCCGCACGACGCTGCTGTACGCCCTGCTGGCGGCGCTGTTCCAGAACGGCTTCGGGCTGGTGCTCGCGCTGCTGCTGGAGCACGACACCCGCTTCAACCGGTTCTTCCGCGCCGTGTTCTTCCTGCCGGTGCTCATCTCCGCGCTCGCCACCGGCTACGTCTTCCAGGCCCTCCTCGACCAGGACGGCGCCGTCAACTCGGTGCTCGGCACGGACATCCCGTGGCTGGGCTCGACGACCTGGACGCTGGTCCTGATCACCCTCATCCACGGGTGGAAGTGGATGGGCCTGTCCATGCTGATCTACCTGGCGGGGCTCAAGGGCATCCCCGGCGAGATGCTGGAGGCCGCGAAGTGCGACGGCGCCGGCCCCTGGCGGACCTTCTGGTCGGTGCGCTGGCCGATGCTCGCGCCGGCCGTCACCTTCAACGTCACCACGGCGCTGATCGGTTCGATGAACACCTTCGACATCGTGCAGGCCACCACGGGCGGCGGTCCCGCGGCCTCCACCGAGGTCTTCAACATCTACATGTTCCGGGTCTTCGGCCAGGGCCTGTACGCCCAGGCCTCCGCGATGAGTCTCGTCCTGTTCCTGGTCGTGG